The sequence ccggtagaagatgctataagaactcgagtctctcaatacatgaaccgcgagagaatttttctacatttcttcgctccacttcatactctgagtatttcacggcccatgaaaaaatatacagtctgataatgatcgttgctgtgtggaatttcccaagagaggatcgcaagttaacaatcatcgcagaaaatcgaatcgatggttcatcttgatgtttctcatactaggttgcaatatttcaaaacccttgtgtggagcattcacatacattttcatagacacaacttatacaaaggttatatgcacatagttagaataagcggcaatagtgaaatgattctatcgcaattatcaactgcctgtatagaatcggatcgcgaaacgagaataagcgaccgtttgttgcttcagagaggatctccacagcagcgtgctaacctttgattctcagaaatgtcatcgagagaaattcactctcgcactggtgtctattctatgttaaatgtgccatgccgggtgtttgttgttgcgatgttttccatttctctttgatggcactgattgaatcgtgtgaagagtgaagattgaacgttctttgatacgataaaagccatccttgcctataaccagagtgacgacatctcatccgtaattttggcaggtcgtttgctcgtttggaactgggagctgtcattccaaacgaacagctgtcgccactctgattatagtcactctatatcaaactacattgttaccgacgatactgacaacactttttctaccacccttcAGTAATATTAATTTTAACAACTTGttcttgcttatgtcaatttcaaccaatcacgagctgttCCGAAACTGGCTCtcgaagtggattaacaattgtcaggtcctgtcctagtgcccgatgaaaaatgaacattccattattcaaataataataCTTGTCATATTAACAAAAATATCGTCGTATTTCGTGTAGTATTGAGTTATCCGAGGGGAAACACATCTGAATAATCATAGCTATCAATGCAAAATTGcataaaaattcatatatacgaTCGAAACACCTTCTATACAAATTATCAGGATCGAATACTTGTTCATGCATTGTTTATACTCTACTATTCACGATCTATACTTCAACACATTTACGAATGCTAAATAAATCTAAATTGAGGTCATTATCAAACTGCATAATTTCAAAAACACTCCCCATTAATTCCAACAATTCAATGCACCGAAGTCtaatcaaatacaaattataatacggaatacttcgacaaattttcaaggacacattttgcatcgtgcgatacactgtcatgatacactgtcagagtgacaatgtactttaacgagttttctataaaactagcaacattgaagggtaagaacaagctcaccatagttactgtttataatagtgaaaaataaataaacaaacagtttttatctgataatcaagatcacaagcgaaatgtaagttaaacaataatctagaatgattgagccaccatgaatatactactagctttattgatatttgtagattcgtaggtgtttgtgttcatttttcatcttttgtgctagtgccggtgatatttagactgattgttgcagtttaatacagcaacgataaacataaacaaacaagtttattttgcaccgtagcaactagcataaagcgttgccagaaacgatctccttccacattttcaaactatcgcaatgaaagggagtaatttgctaggcttacttgttcaggctgtgaaccaaacattggcggttcgtttgtatgggacttaggggtattattatttgtatttggtctaATCCCGGGCCTAATGGAGATCCTGGTAAAATATGCTTTGAGCTCAGTATAGATTGACAGAACACATAGTACACATCGCGATGCTTGCTATGTTTGAAATACGGTACAATAAGTGTCTATCAATCTATTTATACGCGACAATACGTATCATATTTATACAGAGTACaatatcaaaaaaatatttcgttcaATCACGTGCGATACTTCTGTAAAGTGttgttacagggtccggcactcgaagtgtaaccaacttcagaccgatcgcgcagctgacgcacgggcattagctctctagaaatttgctaaatgacagttcggagttatattgtttacaagcgcaagaaagcattttgccaaaagtgaacgcgaaaataaaatcttgacttgagagagcgaaggagttgcttcgtttggccgaaagcggtcaatttccgaacattgtatattttctgacgagaaaatttttccaattgagcaattcgtaaactctcaaaacgatagggtttacttgaccgaccgttcatacgagaatttgagtcatcgattggccaccaggaggcagcacccgtaacagataatggtttgggccgctgtaaccgcagatgggcgctctccaatcgttttcatcgagcctagtgtcaaggtaaatgcgacatattatcgggaaagtattctggaggttgctttgaagccgtgggcagacaaacatttcggtggcagaccatggacgtttcagcaggactcggcaccgtctcacaaagctcgagtgaaccaaaaatggctgaaaaacaacgttccgaacttcatcacgtccacacaatggctctcgaattcatcagatgcgaatccaatggattattctctttgggccattttggagagcaaagtccgaactaaaagatacaccagtctcgaggcgctgaaaaaagttattgtccgcgagtgggcctaaatacctgcaagtcacattcggcaacttgcgattcgttttttgaccgtctcaaggccatagtcaaggcaaaaggtggtcatatcgagcaaaagtgaattgattctgaattttgtattatttttacacattgtgtactttgaattaagtaaaagtaattttccaaacttaatttatggcctttttaattggttacacttcgagtgccggaccctgtataatatCAATAACAGTTTTAACCAAACTCATTCTAACGCTCAATGCGTATGTGTCGTTCCCCtcgcataaaagtaaacaaatcgaaaaagggcgaaactctttttatgttgattcattcagcagatatagaaggaaagtggtaaaacTTACATGCCTTTTAACGATCAACCAACAGTTCATCGACTTATCAAAAATTAAtatgagaatatacgataaatTCAATTGCATCACGAACTAACTTTTTGCCCTCCTCTTCATCCATATCTGGTAGAAACAACTATCGGGACTGTTCGTCCAGTATTTAACCGGTGCAATTCTAAATTTGACGATATCATCTGAGTGGTCATTTCCGTGTCAGTAGCTGTTCCGGCACCACAGCAGTACATGATTTTAGCAAAGTAGTGAATTTTTTCGCAGTTTTTATCCGCCACGATTGGTCTTTCAGAAGCACGAGTTTTAATACTTCGGCGGAACAAATCGTTGGTTCAATAGTTGAGCATTTCTATAAAACATCAAGGTTATAAATTCAAGTCTTGCGTTTCCTCTGACGACACTAACCGCGAcagttttcaaaactgaatccGGGTGCTTCCAGATGTCGGTAGTCATATCGGTTCTGAGTCAAATTTTCCACGAtctcgaaaaattaaaaatctttgTTTACACAGTCTCTATGGTGAATCATTTTTCAGTCATCAGAGTTGAaagttttatataaaattcaataaggtaaaccgtcactctgacagtgtatcattacagtgtaccgcacgatgcaaaatgtgtccttgaaaatttgtcgaagcattccgtattataatttgtatttggttttgtTTCATTAGCTGTCAATattagattcgcccttctttgaaaaacagctgaaattacaACCGCACTCACTCATAGAAAAATCTGGCCATCTTTCCATTTGCCATCGTGATTTGTTACTGTTTCACCACATGGGTCACGTTTGACAGATAATCTTTACTGACGCTGATGGtgcaaaatcatcattttttcaattgcAGCGATTACACTCTGTGATTTCTTTTGGAGTACGGTAGAACTTTGGTTTATTATTGCGATAGTGCAgtgaaaaatttatgaaaatattcctTTTGGTATCAAGAAAAAACCTACACTGATTATATGTGGTGCAAGCAAATACTGATGTGAAGCCATATTACGTTAGTTTCGTAAAAATCAAACTTTCTATACAGGATTTGTGAAAATGGATGCAAATTAGCAAAGCAATAGTGAGTTGTTTTCATTAATAATATTGGCCTACTTTTGAGTCATTGAGTTAATAATCTGTAACTAGctgtaaataaaattaaattttgtatATCAAATAAGTGGAGCTACGAGCATTTGATCAGAAATTTGTCTTTGTTGTCTAGGCCAACGGGTCATTGAACAAGACAGCAAAGAAGAAGATACATTTACTAAACAATCGAAACAACTCATCAACAGAATCTGATTGTTGAGCCAAAATTATTAAAGGTAATATTATAAAGCATTATGACAAATTAGTTTAGAAAACGAAACTATGATGTTATTTGTAGGTCGGTCACTCTAAAAAAAGcaagaaaatattttaccgTTTTATATCTTAGGTATAGAACCAGTAGACAGGATGGAATCTTGTGCTGCCGTGGAAAAGGAAGTGGACAAAGTTATTACAAAATTTTCTGCGATAAATGATCATTCTCAGCGAATCATTAGCGACGTCATTATTTTCATCGAAAAGCTGCGTTCGTCAATTGCAGAAGGTGAGTGGGTGTTTACATAAAAAATTGCGTATCTCCTATTTACGGCGTCTCTGAAAGTTTGAGGTTATTCATCTCAGCATAGTCAAGGGCAAACCATttctatttttgttttcataattCAGGTAAGTAACGGAAGAGATGAGGTTTCTAAATATTCACCTTAAAAGTGAAAATTTAGCAGAAATGTCACATTGATATCACTAGAAAATGAGTGAATATTGAAACTCATGTAAATTGTTATTGGCGTCGTTGCAGATAAAATGTTTCGTTCATCGTGTACGTTAAATGAATTTTCACTTCAGCAACATTCATGTTTCGGCCTTTTCGATGATGCAATTGCTAAGAgcattgtttttattatattattattattattagtttttTTACCCTAGTTTTGACCTTAATAGTCAATCGCAGGAGGTGTGTTGTTGAAGTTGAACACGTATAGAATGATTGTCTATAGAAAAATTGACTTGTAATTGAACCGTGTACAAAAACTTTTTATCTTCCCCAGCTCCTTCCGACGAGCAGCTAACACCGGGTCAAATAGAAGTGCTGCATGACGCAATGGcgaaagcgaaagataaattgcaGCGATTGACCACCGAACACCGGGACCTTCACGGCACCGTCAGCAAGGTGGGCAAAGCCATCGATCGCAACTTCGTTGCTGACTTCACTGCCACTTCGCGCACTGATGTATTCCAGTTGGATCACAATGTTACGCTGCTGAACAAAATTATGGCCCAGCATTTTTATCGACAAGGAATGGATGATGTGGCCGACACGTTGATCAATGAATCCGGTTTGCCGGCCGAGGAAATAACACCAGAGCCGTACGCAGAACTGCACCGGATATGGGAGGCTATTCATAGTCACAATCTAGTTCCGGCTCTTGAGTGGTCTACACGGTTTTCAACTGAATTGGATGCTCGAAACAGCACACTGGAGTTTAAACTGCATAGATTAGCATTCATGCAAATTTTGAATGGTGGAATCAACGCCCAGACAGAAGCTATATGCTATGCTCGcacaaatttttctaaattcgtCAAGCGTTTTGAAAAGGAAATTCAGATTCTAATGGGAACGCTAATATATCTTCCAGCGGGAATTCAAAATTCTCCGTACAAGTATCTGACTGCACCAGAAATGTGGATTGAAGCTGCCGATGTTTTCATTAAAGATGCCTGTTCTCTGTTGGGAATCAACAAGGATTCTCCACTGTCTGTGGTTTTCAATGCAGGCTGCACGGCGCTACCAGCGTTGCTGAACCTAAAGCAGGTTATGATGTCCCGACAAGTTACTGGTATCTGGAACGGAAGAGATGAACTGCCGGTAATTCGGAAGTACATATTGTGATCCGATATAtccatgaaattgttttttgttttcagatTGAAATCGATCTTGACCCAGACAATCGTTTTCACTCGATCTTTGCATGTCCTATTCTAAGGCAACAGAGCTCCGAGGATAATCCACCAATGAAACTATTGTGCGGTCACGTCATTTCACGCGATGCTCTAAGTAAACTTAGTAATGGACCAATGTGAGTATTTCAATCATATTGTTTTGTTGAATTTTGGATATTGTTGGAATAATTTGGAATGTTAATATTTACTAACGTGTAATTATCCTTCATTCATGGTTTGAAGTAGGCAGTCGCTAAACAATAGTTATTTGATCTGAACTATTCcatataaaaaggcgggtgggtcatGCCAGGGATATAACTGGACTGAATACAATCATTTGAATATTCTAATACCTACTCAGGCAACTGCTCCCTTAATCATCTCAGCTCCACCATCCATCTCATTtaaaaaaccattatttggagtgaGATATGTCATCTTTATTCAATACATTGATTAAAAaggataagatgaaaataggtgcaatcGCATCGAACTTTCGCGTCATTATAAGAAAAGTGtggcatatttttttctttttgcaatAATATTGGAGCGACGCATCCTAAATTTAAACcctttttgacaaaaaatgatCTTAAATGTAGTATTCAAAGTGTTGTCCAACGCTAGGCACTACTATTTCCTCTTTCTGTCTATTTAAGGATaccctttttgaaaaattggacCGGTTTGGCCGCAATCCACGCATCGAtacattttttgattttatcataattGCAGATGTGCGGTCAGCCAGGTCATGCTGCATCGACCGCAACAAATAGTAATCGGAAGGAGGAATGTTTGGGATATACGGTGTGTGAGCTTGTTTACTTtctaaatatgtttttacttacTGTGCCATATGTGGGTGAAACTTTTCATGTTGCAAAATTACTTTGTCGTTCTATCGGTGTAGTATGGTCGTATTTCTTACAATGGTACGCTCAAACGCATTAATTATCATTGGTAGACCGTGATCATTTCACTCGGTTCAGACCCTGTCaggttggagcgaaatcaaacttcaattcaacaacgccatcgcacggcatcacattcaacatatcatgtcaattgtatggatgcgcagtgctgctattttggcgcgcatgattttgacatttctctcaacTACTATgtacaagattcgatgcggactcgcctgagagcaccatgttcgcaaaaaaaaggatgttgttcGGAAAAtgcgagagctggatatcttgttaatatgatgtctttatttatttatttatttcgtcaagcaaatgtagactacatataaattgtttacaatgttcacttacatactacgcattatttctacgacaaagctgagatttgatttgatttttagacatagtaaggtcaagatgttcgcagtattgattgtaatggcgcattattcgattgactggactgaattttgcataatttgttctagcttgtttttctaaaaataatttcctggaacgtaattgacggctaggtgtataaaaatttaattgcgataataatggagctgattgaatgccctccctttggttggtgggcttgacggtattgcaaacatcatcacatacaatcaattagcgttacaatttgataaagatatgcgttacagtttttagtttcataattgaattaaatgaataatatatggaacgacttgaataagatgttgattgcattacgctccaacatccggggttggagaggccggtagggcttaactgagctcttttttatgttttattttcatactaccggcccttattaccagtgtgaagtgaaaattaagtagagtaaacgtatcccaattgggtttcacacgatgacaataaatgaacggtaaatcgaatccatctttgacgtttattggtggtttgtgtaccatggaatactgtggaatgaaatagaatattgtagaatataataaaataataatgaccgaaccaatgagcaaaccactgatagctgtcaaacgatgttcatccagtttatattgtgaggatgtatcgtttgggacctgatgggtgagatgatgtgtgaatgaaatgtaagagtgagtgcatgcaagaacggtaataaaggccaccgtttcagctcaggactaacgatcgaccaatagaagagatagaaattgggtaacggtaccccca comes from Malaya genurostris strain Urasoe2022 chromosome 3, Malgen_1.1, whole genome shotgun sequence and encodes:
- the LOC131434423 gene encoding E3 ubiquitin-protein ligase RMND5A isoform X1, with protein sequence MESCAAVEKEVDKVITKFSAINDHSQRIISDVIIFIEKLRSSIAEAPSDEQLTPGQIEVLHDAMAKAKDKLQRLTTEHRDLHGTVSKVGKAIDRNFVADFTATSRTDVFQLDHNVTLLNKIMAQHFYRQGMDDVADTLINESGLPAEEITPEPYAELHRIWEAIHSHNLVPALEWSTRFSTELDARNSTLEFKLHRLAFMQILNGGINAQTEAICYARTNFSKFVKRFEKEIQILMGTLIYLPAGIQNSPYKYLTAPEMWIEAADVFIKDACSLLGINKDSPLSVVFNAGCTALPALLNLKQVMMSRQVTGIWNGRDELPIEIDLDPDNRFHSIFACPILRQQSSEDNPPMKLLCGHVISRDALSKLSNGPILNNTFRLKCPYCPMEQCPSDAKLIYF
- the LOC131434423 gene encoding E3 ubiquitin-protein ligase RMND5A isoform X2, with the protein product MESCAAVEKEVDKVITKFSAINDHSQRIISDVIIFIEKLRSSIAEAPSDEQLTPGQIEVLHDAMAKAKDKLQRLTTEHRDLHGTVSKVGKAIDRNFVADFTATSRTDVFQLDHNVTLLNKIMAQHFYRQGMDDVADTLINESGLPAEEITPEPYAELHRIWEAIHSHNLVPALEWSTRFSTELDARNSTLEFKLHRLAFMQILNGGINAQTEAICYARTNFSKFVKRFEKEIQILMGTLIYLPAGIQNSPYKYLTAPEMWIEAADVFIKDACSLLGINKDSPLSVVFNAGCTALPALLNLKQVMMSRQVTGIWNGRDELPIEIDLDPDNRFHSIFACPILRQQSSEDNPPMKLLCGHVISRDALSKLSNGPILKCPYCPMEQCPSDAKLIYF